The sequence below is a genomic window from candidate division WOR-3 bacterium.
GAGGAAGAAGATGTTGGCGGTGGTGCGTTCTGCTTACCAACTAACAAAATTACAATACGAACAAGGCAGAACCACTTATTTCTTTTTACAACAAAAGGAAGGAGAATTGACCCAGGCGGAGAATAATTATCTTAATGCCCTTTATAATTTCCGCCTGGCGATTGCCACCTTAGAAAAGGTTTTGGGAAGGAGTGATTGATGAAGAAGTTTTTTATCTTTATTTTAATTTTAATAGTGATAGTGGTGGGTTTTTTCTTTATCCGCAGACGCTCAGTAAAACCGAAGGAGGAGATATCTTCCGTTTTGGAAGTGAAGAGAGGGGATATTGAGGTTAAGGTTTTGGCGACCGGAACCATTCAACCCTATACCCGAGTGGAGATTCGTTCCCCGGTGAGCGGTCGGGTGGAAAGGGTGGAAGTAGACGAAGGGGATTTGGTGAAGAGCGGTGACATTTTGGCTTGGATTTCCAGTGAGGACCGGATTGCTTTAATTGATGCGGCCCGCTCCGCCTTAGAGACGGCACAGAAAAGTAAAAACGAGGAAGCGATAAAAGAGGCAAAAGTTGCTTACGAAATTGCCGAAAAGGCTTATAAACCAGTTCCTTTGACTAATTCCCTAGCAGGAGAGGTGATTAGTCGTGCCTGTGAACCGGGTCAGAATGTGACACCCCAGACTGTGCTTTTTGTCATTTCCGACCGACTGGTGGCGAAGGTTCGGGTTGATGAGGCAGATATTGGTAAGATCACCATAGGCCAATCGGCAATCATTACCCTTGATGCCTTCCCCAATGAGCCGGTTGCCGCCCGGGTAGCAAAAATCGCTCGGGAGGCACAGGTGGTCTCGGATGTGGTGGTCTATGATGTTCTGGTTGAGCCAATAAGTGTGCCGGCACGTTGGGCATCGGGTATGACCGCTAATGTCTCCTTTATGGTGATGAGTAAGAAAGGGGTTTTAACTTTACCGAATGCGGCAATAAGGGAAAGAGAAGGTGAAAAGTTTGTGATGGTGATGAGGGAAAATCGGCCGGAGCCAAGAAGGATTGAAACCGGCGCTACCGATGGGAAGTTGACCGAAATTTTAGCGGGATTGGAGGAAGGGGAGAAGGTTCTAATAGGTGGTAGTTTCCCTGGAAGGGGGGAGAGGAGAAGTGAGGCGGAGCGTCGTTTCCGGCAGATGATGAGGCAGATGCCGCCAGGAGGCTTCCGTTGATTGAGTTAAGAAACATCACCAAGATTTACCGGTTGGGTAAGGTTGAGTTACGCGCCTTAAATAATATCTCTTTTTCTATTACCGATGGTGAATTCATTGCCATTATGGGTCCTTCGGGTTCGGGAAAATCAACCCTCCTTAATATCCTCGGTTGTCTTGATGTGCCCACGGAAGGGGCATATTTAATTGATGGGGTGGAGGTGAGCAAACTTTCGGATAGGCAATTGGCGCAGATTCGGAACGAGAAATTTGGTTTCGTCTTCCAAAATTATAACCTCCTTCCCCGCCTCAATGCCTGGGCTAATGTGGAATTGCCTCTCATCTATTCGGGGAATTATCATCGGCGGAAGGAGAAAGTTTTCCGCGCCTTAGAGGTGGTGAATCTGAGAGAACGGGCGTTTCACCGGCCGAGTGAACTATCCGGTGGGGAGCAGCAGAGGGTGGCAATCGCCCGGGCTTTGATTAATGAGCCGTCAATTATTCTGGCTGATGAGCCAACCGGCAACCTTGATTCCAAAACCGGGAAGGAGATAATGGAGATTTTGACCGGATTGAATGAGAAGGGGATTACGATTGTGATGGTCACCCACGATAATAACATTGCCAATTATGCCCAAAGGATAATTCGTTTACGCGACGGCGAGATTATTGAGGACGAAAGAAGAAAAGAGATGGTTTCTCTTCCCAAAAAACCGAGCCCCACCTTTCAGCGTAAGAGAAAATTTTCTCTGGCGGAATTGAAAGAGAGTGTTAAGATGGCAATCTTTTCTATCTTAGCAAATAAACTGCGTAGTTTCCTAACGATGCTCGGGATTATCGTTGGCGTTGCCGCGGTGATTACAATGATTGCTCTTGGGCAGGGTGCCAGCGCCCAAATCACCCAACGGATTAAACAGATGGGTTCAAATTTAGTGATGGTCAATCAGTTCCGGCGGATGGTCGGTGGGGGGAGTGTCACTCCCCTTTCTTATAGCGATGCCTTGGCAATTAAGGAAAAGATTACTTCAGTTGCCCGGATTGATGCCTCCTTCCGGCAGCGGGCGCCGGTGGTTTATGGCAACTTAAATGTCAATACCGAAATAAATGGCGTGACGCCCAATTTCCCTATCGTCCGAAACTTTCCCGTAGAAAGGGGTTCTTTCTTTACGGAAGAGGATAATCAATTGATGCGCCGGGTGGCGGTTTTGGGCAAGACCGTGGTGAAGAAACTCTTCGGCGAGGAAGACCCGATTGGGCAGTACATAAAGATTAGGAGGGTGATCTTCCAGGTGATTGGGGTGATGAGTGAGAAAGGGAGTAGTGGATTTCGGGATGAGGATGATGTGGTCTTTATCCCTCTGCGCACCGCCCAGAAGAGGTTATTCGGTTTAGATCGGGACCGGGTGATGGAGATAAATATTGAAGTGAAGAATGAGAAGATGATTGATACCACTATCAAAGAGGTTACTCAACTTCTAAGGGAGCGGCACCGGATCCGGGAAGGAGAAGAAGATGATTTTAATGTCCGCTCCCAGGCGGAGATTCTTTCTACGGTGCAGGAGACGAGTCGCACCTTTACCTTACTTCTGGCGGGAATTGCGATTGTCAGTCTCATCGTTGGGGGAATTGGGATTATGAACATTATGTTTGTTTCGGTTACCGAGAGAACCAGGGAGATTGGGATTCGCAAGGCGATCGGCGCCCAGCGGATTGATATCTTAGGGCAGTTTTTGATTGAGGCGGTGATTGTCTCTCTGTCCGGTGGGATAATCGGGATTCTCTTGGGTATTGGCGCGAGTAAATTGGTCAGCCGGTTTGCCGGTTGGACAACAATTATTACCCCGACTTCTATTTTATTATCCTTCTTCTTTGCCTTTCTCGTGGGATTTTTCTTTGGGGTCTATCCGGCACGGAAGGCTTCGCTTCTCAATCCGATTGAAGCCCTCCGCTACGAATAGAAATTTTTTTGGGAAGAGAAACGTCTCTTATTTTCCCTATGCTGATGAGTCTTAAAATTAGTCCGCCGATGAGAAATTTTATCATTTCCCTCCCTGGACCTTTTTCCCCCACCTTTCTTTTTCCCTTTCCCTTGCCATTGATTGGGCGTTTCATTCTTCCTTTTATTAAACTATAAATTAGGTCATTTAAAAGAGGAGAAAGGGCTGGGAGGTGGTGGTAGGGGGGATAACCTTTGAAAGGTGATATCTCCTATGATACAACCCAACCAATCACTTTCTTAATCTCTTCTATCCCAATCGCCCCTTCCCGTAAGATGCGGGGTGGGGTTTGGGTGAGGTCAACAATAGTTGACTCTTTACCGATTTCGGTCTTTCCGCCATCAAGGATTAAATCAATCTCTTCCCCAATACTTTTTATCACATCCTCAGCGGTTAAGGGGCTTTTCTCACCATGGCGGTTAGCGGAGGTGAGGGTGAGAAAGGTTTTACTTCTTTCTATTATCTTTAAGGCAACGGGCGAACGGGGAATTCTCACTGCGATATTATCTCGGTGACCGCTCAAAGTTAAAGAGAGGGAAGGTTTTTTCTTTAAGATACAGGTGATTGGACCCGGGGAGTATCTTTTGAATAGTTCTATTGCCAAAGCGGGTATCTCCTCACAGATT
It includes:
- a CDS encoding ABC transporter permease; its protein translation is MIELRNITKIYRLGKVELRALNNISFSITDGEFIAIMGPSGSGKSTLLNILGCLDVPTEGAYLIDGVEVSKLSDRQLAQIRNEKFGFVFQNYNLLPRLNAWANVELPLIYSGNYHRRKEKVFRALEVVNLRERAFHRPSELSGGEQQRVAIARALINEPSIILADEPTGNLDSKTGKEIMEILTGLNEKGITIVMVTHDNNIANYAQRIIRLRDGEIIEDERRKEMVSLPKKPSPTFQRKRKFSLAELKESVKMAIFSILANKLRSFLTMLGIIVGVAAVITMIALGQGASAQITQRIKQMGSNLVMVNQFRRMVGGGSVTPLSYSDALAIKEKITSVARIDASFRQRAPVVYGNLNVNTEINGVTPNFPIVRNFPVERGSFFTEEDNQLMRRVAVLGKTVVKKLFGEEDPIGQYIKIRRVIFQVIGVMSEKGSSGFRDEDDVVFIPLRTAQKRLFGLDRDRVMEINIEVKNEKMIDTTIKEVTQLLRERHRIREGEEDDFNVRSQAEILSTVQETSRTFTLLLAGIAIVSLIVGGIGIMNIMFVSVTERTREIGIRKAIGAQRIDILGQFLIEAVIVSLSGGIIGILLGIGASKLVSRFAGWTTIITPTSILLSFFFAFLVGFFFGVYPARKASLLNPIEALRYE
- a CDS encoding HlyD family efflux transporter periplasmic adaptor subunit produces the protein MKKFFIFILILIVIVVGFFFIRRRSVKPKEEISSVLEVKRGDIEVKVLATGTIQPYTRVEIRSPVSGRVERVEVDEGDLVKSGDILAWISSEDRIALIDAARSALETAQKSKNEEAIKEAKVAYEIAEKAYKPVPLTNSLAGEVISRACEPGQNVTPQTVLFVISDRLVAKVRVDEADIGKITIGQSAIITLDAFPNEPVAARVAKIAREAQVVSDVVVYDVLVEPISVPARWASGMTANVSFMVMSKKGVLTLPNAAIREREGEKFVMVMRENRPEPRRIETGATDGKLTEILAGLEEGEKVLIGGSFPGRGERRSEAERRFRQMMRQMPPGGFR
- a CDS encoding L-threonylcarbamoyladenylate synthase, with the protein product MAKIIKINPKEPEETVIEEAVRIIKEGGLVALPTETVYGLACDIKNESAVRQVFLVKRRPLSEGLIVGIKDISDLYQICEEIPALAIELFKRYSPGPITCILKKKPSLSLTLSGHRDNIAVRIPRSPVALKIIERSKTFLTLTSANRHGEKSPLTAEDVIKSIGEEIDLILDGGKTEIGKESTIVDLTQTPPRILREGAIGIEEIKKVIGWVVS